One genomic region from Myxococcales bacterium encodes:
- a CDS encoding ABC transporter substrate-binding protein: protein MTRAPLAWPTLLALSLAGAACTDRLQGPKETGKASSPTRGGTLQLASFGDIRSLDPATASDALAGVMVELLYAGLVDFDDDGKVIPDLARSYEISPDGREFSFHLREGVRFHDGALLSASDIKRSIERALHKDTPNSAASYFDRIEGFDAFRAGSVDTLSGVVVTDPMTVKVRLRSKDAMFLHVLALHSLRPVCKSGGSRYDDAWSPCGAGPFRLPPGGWQRGLRVHVVRHEEFYDKDAPRLDGVVFTYGMQVVTQRLKLERGELDVLRDLSQGDMARFKGDARWRPHTRQEPARSIFGEAMNTERPPFDNVEVRRAVAAAINRDEYQALRSGSVVATGKAIPRSVPGFSAEVAGQTFDLERALAHMKRAGYPYDPETGKGGYPKPISYLAYRPGYSEQSAQLLKQQLARIGLRLEIRLVSFATYLTLSQRRNQVDMSAQGWNQDYPEALDFYEALFSSRMIADDQASNPAFYKNAELDGLIDRAREELDPEARQKLYDRAQAIVRDEAPWAMTYENRWLVVQQPYVKDLVLHPVWIYGLRRTWLDLADSAKQERGNP, encoded by the coding sequence GTGACGCGCGCGCCCCTGGCTTGGCCGACGCTGCTCGCCCTCTCGCTCGCCGGCGCCGCGTGCACCGATCGGCTGCAAGGGCCGAAAGAGACGGGTAAGGCCTCGTCGCCAACACGCGGCGGCACGCTTCAGCTCGCGTCCTTCGGCGACATCCGCTCGCTCGATCCGGCGACCGCGTCGGACGCCCTCGCCGGGGTCATGGTGGAGCTGCTCTACGCGGGGCTCGTCGACTTTGACGACGACGGAAAGGTCATCCCCGACTTGGCGAGGTCCTACGAGATCTCGCCCGACGGACGCGAGTTTTCGTTTCACCTCCGCGAAGGTGTTCGCTTCCACGACGGCGCGCTGCTTTCGGCGTCCGACATCAAGCGCTCCATCGAGCGCGCGCTCCACAAGGACACGCCCAACAGCGCGGCCAGCTACTTCGATCGAATCGAGGGCTTCGACGCCTTTCGAGCGGGAAGCGTCGACACCTTGTCGGGCGTCGTCGTGACCGATCCGATGACGGTCAAGGTTCGCCTTCGCAGCAAGGACGCCATGTTCCTCCATGTGCTGGCGCTCCATTCGCTTCGCCCCGTCTGCAAGTCGGGCGGCTCGCGCTACGACGACGCGTGGAGCCCCTGCGGCGCGGGACCGTTTCGCTTGCCGCCGGGCGGTTGGCAACGCGGGCTCCGCGTCCACGTGGTGCGCCACGAGGAGTTCTACGACAAAGACGCGCCTCGCCTCGACGGCGTCGTCTTCACCTACGGCATGCAAGTCGTGACGCAACGGCTCAAGCTGGAGCGTGGCGAGCTCGACGTCCTCCGGGACCTCTCGCAAGGCGACATGGCCCGGTTCAAGGGCGACGCGAGGTGGCGTCCCCACACGCGACAAGAGCCGGCGCGGAGCATCTTCGGCGAAGCCATGAACACCGAACGGCCCCCCTTCGACAACGTTGAAGTGCGCCGCGCCGTGGCGGCGGCCATCAACCGCGACGAGTACCAAGCGCTGCGCTCCGGCTCGGTCGTCGCCACGGGCAAGGCCATTCCGCGCTCGGTCCCGGGCTTCAGCGCCGAGGTGGCGGGGCAGACCTTCGACCTCGAGCGCGCCCTCGCCCACATGAAGCGCGCCGGCTACCCCTACGATCCGGAGACCGGCAAAGGCGGCTACCCAAAGCCCATCTCGTACCTCGCCTACCGGCCCGGCTATTCGGAGCAGAGCGCGCAGCTGCTCAAACAACAGCTCGCGCGCATCGGCCTCCGCCTCGAGATAAGGCTCGTGAGCTTTGCGACTTACCTCACGTTGTCGCAGCGTCGCAACCAAGTCGACATGTCAGCGCAGGGCTGGAATCAGGACTATCCGGAGGCGCTCGACTTCTACGAGGCGCTCTTCTCCTCGCGGATGATCGCCGACGACCAAGCGTCCAACCCCGCGTTCTACAAGAACGCCGAGCTCGACGGGCTCATCGATCGCGCGCGCGAGGAGCTCGACCCCGAGGCGCGGCAGAAGCTCTACGACCGCGCACAAGCCATCGTTCGCGACGAAGCGCCTTGGGCCATGACGTACGAGAACCGCTGGCTCGTGGTCCAGCAGCCCTACGTTAAAGATCTCGTCCTGCACCCGGTGTGGATCTACGGGCTGCGTCGCACCTGGCTCGATCTCGCAGACTCGGCGAAACAAGAGCGAGGCAACCCATGA
- a CDS encoding alpha/beta hydrolase: MPSATPVENPRVELKDLATKTARIRLATAGEGAATPVVLVHDVLQSHLAFSSVVPLLARRGRCFALDLPGAGESEKPSAAKFAYSVSALADVVVDLVASMRLGRVAIVGHGVGAAIALACAAAHPAVVTKLVLVAPVVYEGAIGPLDRLARIPLLGPMAIKQLVGFSEFRRYFASYVFADDAAVAVDRIRAHFECFSSPAGREATLATLRATADRRSTVAILPRVRQETLVVAGRLDRLVPLADGRRLARELASARLVALDAGHSPPEEVPEAFAKVVGDFLWHG, from the coding sequence ATGCCGAGCGCGACCCCGGTCGAGAATCCCCGCGTGGAGCTGAAGGATTTGGCGACCAAGACGGCGCGTATTCGCCTCGCGACGGCGGGCGAAGGCGCCGCCACGCCCGTCGTCCTGGTGCACGACGTGCTTCAGAGTCACCTCGCGTTCTCGTCGGTCGTGCCGCTCCTGGCGCGCCGCGGGCGATGCTTCGCGCTCGACTTGCCTGGCGCGGGCGAGAGCGAGAAGCCGAGCGCTGCGAAGTTCGCGTACAGCGTGAGCGCCCTCGCCGACGTGGTCGTGGACCTCGTCGCAAGCATGCGCTTGGGCCGCGTCGCGATCGTGGGCCACGGGGTTGGGGCCGCGATCGCCCTCGCTTGCGCGGCCGCCCACCCGGCCGTCGTGACCAAGCTCGTGCTCGTGGCGCCGGTCGTCTACGAAGGGGCGATAGGCCCGCTCGACCGTCTCGCGCGGATTCCACTCCTCGGTCCGATGGCCATCAAGCAGCTCGTCGGCTTCTCGGAGTTCCGGCGCTACTTCGCCAGCTACGTCTTCGCCGACGACGCGGCGGTGGCGGTGGACCGCATCCGCGCCCACTTCGAGTGTTTCAGCTCGCCGGCCGGTCGCGAGGCGACGCTCGCGACGCTGCGGGCGACCGCCGATCGGCGCTCGACGGTCGCGATCCTTCCCAGAGTCCGTCAGGAAACCCTCGTCGTCGCGGGCAGGCTCGATCGACTCGTACCCTTGGCTGACGGTCGGCGACTCGCTCGCGAGCTCGCGAGTGCGCGGCTCGTGGCCCTCGACGCCGGACACTCGCCACCGGAAGAGGTCCCCGAGGCGTTCGCGAAGGTCGTGGGAGACTTTCTTTGGCACGGCTGA
- the purH gene encoding bifunctional phosphoribosylaminoimidazolecarboxamide formyltransferase/IMP cyclohydrolase, protein MASTARTALVSVSDKTGLLPFARGLAELGVKLLSSGGTAKAIAAEGIAVETVESYTGSPEVMGGRVKTLHPRVHGGILMRGDVDANDLERLGGRPIDLVIVNLYPFEQVVSSKDATFEEAIENIDIGGPSMIRSAAKNQARVTVVCDPADYDLVLKELREHGDVSAATRGKLAAKAFALTAAYDGAIAGYLSRKNTDGSAADFPRYLTLSFERAYGLRYGENPHQKGAFYAEKGVAAGTLARAEGLGAGGKELSFNNLVDVDAALEAVREFSEPTAVVVKHANPCGVAVREKLVDAYRAARDADATSAFGGIVALNREVDAATATLLAETFLECVVAPSFAPAALEILVAKKNLRLLATGTWLDAKHEALQYKRVGGGLVVQSRDVTAATELSAAKVVTTREPTAEERKSLEFAWNVCKHVKSNAIVFAKDLATVGVGAGQMSRVMSVQIAAEKAGEKSKGSVMASDAFFPFPDGVELAAKHGVVAIVQPGGSVKDEEVIKAANAHGIAMIFTGARHFRH, encoded by the coding sequence ATGGCGTCCACGGCTCGCACTGCGCTCGTTTCGGTGTCTGACAAGACTGGCCTTCTGCCCTTCGCGCGGGGGCTCGCGGAGCTCGGCGTAAAGCTCCTCTCCTCTGGGGGCACGGCCAAGGCCATCGCCGCAGAGGGCATCGCGGTCGAGACGGTGGAGAGCTACACGGGCTCGCCGGAGGTCATGGGCGGGCGCGTGAAGACGCTGCATCCGCGCGTCCACGGCGGCATCTTGATGCGCGGTGACGTCGACGCGAACGATCTCGAGCGCCTCGGTGGCCGTCCCATCGATCTCGTGATCGTTAACCTCTACCCCTTCGAACAGGTCGTCTCCTCGAAGGACGCGACCTTCGAAGAGGCCATCGAGAACATCGACATCGGGGGACCCTCGATGATTCGGTCCGCCGCGAAGAATCAAGCGCGCGTCACAGTCGTGTGTGATCCCGCGGATTATGACCTCGTCTTGAAGGAGCTGCGCGAGCACGGCGACGTGAGCGCCGCCACGCGCGGGAAGCTCGCGGCCAAGGCCTTCGCGCTGACGGCGGCCTACGACGGCGCTATCGCAGGTTACCTTTCACGAAAGAATACCGACGGTTCGGCGGCAGACTTTCCGCGCTACCTCACGCTGTCGTTTGAGCGAGCCTACGGCCTTCGCTACGGCGAGAACCCTCACCAAAAGGGTGCGTTCTACGCCGAAAAGGGGGTTGCCGCCGGGACTTTGGCTCGCGCCGAGGGTCTCGGCGCTGGAGGCAAGGAGCTGAGCTTCAACAACCTCGTGGATGTCGACGCGGCCCTCGAGGCGGTGCGCGAGTTTAGCGAGCCCACGGCCGTCGTGGTCAAACACGCCAACCCGTGCGGCGTCGCGGTTCGCGAGAAGCTCGTCGACGCGTACCGCGCGGCTCGCGATGCCGACGCCACGAGCGCCTTCGGCGGCATCGTGGCCCTCAACCGCGAGGTCGACGCCGCCACCGCGACGCTGCTCGCCGAGACCTTCCTTGAGTGTGTCGTCGCGCCTTCCTTCGCGCCTGCCGCCCTCGAGATCCTCGTGGCCAAGAAGAACCTGCGGCTCCTCGCCACGGGCACGTGGCTCGACGCCAAACACGAGGCGCTCCAATACAAGCGCGTCGGGGGCGGACTCGTGGTGCAGTCGCGTGACGTCACGGCGGCGACGGAGCTCTCGGCGGCCAAGGTCGTCACGACGCGCGAGCCGACGGCCGAGGAGCGAAAGAGCCTGGAGTTTGCCTGGAACGTTTGCAAACACGTGAAGTCGAACGCCATCGTCTTCGCCAAAGACCTCGCCACCGTTGGCGTTGGCGCCGGCCAGATGTCGCGGGTGATGTCCGTCCAGATCGCCGCTGAGAAAGCCGGTGAGAAGTCGAAGGGCAGCGTCATGGCTTCCGATGCGTTCTTCCCGTTCCCCGACGGCGTCGAGCTTGCCGCCAAACACGGCGTCGTCGCCATCGTTCAGCCGGGCGGCAGCGTGAAGGACGAGGAGGTCATCAAGGCCGCGAACGCCCACGGTATCGCGATGATCTTCACGGGAGCTCGCCACTTCCGTCACTGA
- a CDS encoding response regulator yields MAKKQLLLVDADARSLRVLEVNLRKAGYSVAVASDGLEALAKLEVGAPDLVISDTRLPKLDGYALVRRMKERPEWSSVPIVFLTSQKSVEDKIRGLELGVEDYLTKPIFLRELVARVRLMLARRDRDAFASRVPTSGRTRFSGSIQDMAIVDLMQTFEVSRKTGVVHIQNGIAKAQIHFRDGKIVDAELGHLRGEEAVYRALVWNDGDFIVEFGPVEREDIVETSTQGILMEGMRRVDEWGRLLEQLPPLQAAYSLDVDALVDRLNEIPDELNGILRLFDGRRTLMQIVDASPFEDLSTLSTISKLYFEGLLIPVSLTPARFLSPPPEPAPPAITGDSLPPDTDPAEGAGPVIGVEASLQPPAEQGAVVAAMPLRNMQAGGPTLMEKGGVPLLNVPIIHDAMTVKPPLTGARGRTLPPPEDLGRVVVDDRPLGPSDPTPMVELKDLNDLAGVRLTPPVTEVTDPSPPPVMEAEEAELPQSTGERPVGDAVDRANENDGVAAAAADDAPDNVSADPEAPAGHHEAAGPQADEDADDEERDEEDDDDDDDGDEDADEGRADAEPVAGQGPPIAPDRVVSLHVANDAARPATAASSEAREHAVARYAESSGPIIYDEPLDETAPSLTRLAERSRTSKRQALVFLALFASVLVFGVAYMRYEDAHSRLQRRGHAPALDAASPYALPVPSASAPPVPTEALSTPQPSRSALPTPAVASAPPAASTPPTSVPSSAPSAAPSTAPSTAPLPDVPPAELVKQAQRALDRGRATTAIELATRATELDPTNAEAWLTLGAAYDTQGNRAKARGAYRACVDRGKGASRAECRAMLQ; encoded by the coding sequence GTGGCCAAGAAACAGCTTCTGCTCGTCGACGCCGATGCGCGAAGCCTGCGCGTCCTCGAGGTCAACCTGAGGAAGGCCGGCTACTCCGTCGCTGTGGCGAGCGATGGCCTCGAGGCCCTGGCGAAGCTCGAAGTCGGGGCACCGGACCTCGTCATCTCCGATACGCGGTTGCCGAAGCTCGATGGCTACGCGCTCGTGCGGCGCATGAAGGAGCGCCCCGAGTGGAGCTCGGTGCCGATCGTCTTCTTGACGAGTCAGAAGTCCGTCGAGGACAAGATTCGCGGCCTCGAGTTGGGCGTTGAGGACTACCTCACGAAGCCCATTTTCCTCCGCGAGCTCGTCGCGCGCGTGCGGTTGATGCTCGCGCGTCGCGATCGCGATGCGTTCGCGTCCCGGGTGCCCACGAGCGGGCGCACGCGCTTCTCGGGGTCCATTCAGGACATGGCCATCGTCGACTTGATGCAGACCTTCGAGGTCTCGCGAAAGACCGGCGTCGTCCACATTCAGAACGGCATCGCCAAGGCGCAGATTCACTTCCGCGACGGCAAGATCGTCGACGCCGAGCTCGGCCATCTACGCGGCGAAGAGGCAGTCTACCGCGCGCTCGTCTGGAACGACGGCGACTTCATCGTCGAGTTCGGTCCCGTGGAGCGCGAGGACATCGTCGAGACGTCGACGCAAGGCATCCTCATGGAGGGCATGCGCCGCGTCGACGAGTGGGGGAGGCTCCTCGAGCAGCTCCCGCCGCTCCAGGCCGCCTATTCCCTCGACGTCGACGCGCTCGTCGACCGCTTGAACGAGATCCCCGACGAGCTGAACGGGATCCTCCGGTTGTTCGATGGCCGAAGGACGCTGATGCAGATCGTCGACGCATCGCCCTTCGAAGACCTCTCGACGTTGTCGACGATCTCGAAGCTCTACTTCGAGGGCCTCCTCATTCCCGTGTCGCTGACGCCGGCGCGGTTCCTGTCGCCACCGCCCGAACCGGCGCCGCCGGCCATCACCGGCGACTCGCTCCCGCCGGACACCGATCCGGCGGAAGGCGCCGGTCCCGTCATCGGGGTCGAGGCGTCGCTGCAGCCGCCGGCGGAACAGGGCGCTGTCGTCGCCGCGATGCCGCTTCGGAACATGCAGGCCGGCGGACCGACGCTCATGGAGAAGGGCGGCGTGCCGCTCTTGAACGTGCCGATCATTCACGACGCGATGACCGTCAAGCCGCCGCTCACGGGAGCGCGAGGGCGCACGCTGCCGCCGCCGGAAGACCTCGGGCGCGTCGTCGTCGACGATCGGCCTCTCGGGCCGTCCGATCCGACGCCCATGGTCGAGCTCAAGGATCTCAATGATCTCGCTGGCGTTCGGCTGACGCCACCGGTCACCGAGGTCACCGACCCGAGTCCGCCTCCCGTGATGGAGGCCGAAGAGGCCGAGCTCCCCCAATCGACGGGCGAGCGGCCCGTCGGCGACGCTGTGGATCGCGCCAACGAGAATGACGGCGTAGCCGCCGCGGCGGCCGACGACGCGCCGGACAACGTAAGCGCGGACCCCGAGGCTCCCGCGGGGCACCACGAGGCTGCAGGCCCTCAGGCCGACGAAGATGCCGACGATGAGGAGCGAGACGAGGAAGACGACGACGACGACGACGACGGCGATGAGGACGCCGACGAGGGGCGCGCGGACGCCGAGCCGGTCGCCGGGCAGGGGCCGCCCATCGCGCCCGATCGGGTCGTGTCGCTCCACGTCGCCAACGACGCCGCGAGGCCCGCGACGGCCGCGAGCTCGGAGGCGCGCGAGCACGCCGTGGCGCGCTACGCCGAGAGCAGCGGCCCCATCATCTACGACGAGCCCCTCGACGAGACGGCCCCGTCGCTGACGCGCCTCGCGGAACGCTCGCGCACGAGCAAGCGACAGGCCTTGGTGTTCTTGGCGCTCTTTGCGTCAGTCTTGGTGTTCGGTGTAGCCTACATGCGTTACGAAGACGCCCACTCGCGCCTTCAGCGAAGGGGCCACGCGCCGGCCCTCGACGCGGCGTCGCCGTACGCGTTGCCGGTCCCAAGCGCCTCGGCGCCGCCGGTGCCGACGGAGGCGTTGAGCACGCCCCAGCCCAGCCGCAGCGCGCTCCCGACGCCCGCCGTCGCCAGCGCACCGCCCGCCGCGTCGACGCCGCCGACGTCCGTGCCAAGCAGCGCGCCCTCGGCAGCGCCGTCCACGGCGCCGTCGACAGCGCCGCTCCCCGACGTGCCGCCGGCCGAGCTCGTGAAGCAGGCGCAGCGTGCCCTCGATCGCGGCCGCGCGACGACCGCCATCGAGCTGGCGACGCGCGCGACGGAGCTGGATCCGACCAACGCGGAAGCCTGGCTCACGCTCGGCGCGGCCTACGACACGCAAGGCAACCGAGCCAAAGCCCGCGGCGCGTACCGGGCGTGCGTCGATCGAGGCAAGGGCGCGAGCCGCGCCGAGTGCCGCGCGATGCTCCAATGA
- a CDS encoding ABC transporter permease, with product MSGFVKRLLVSAFVVWAVASLTFVISHVLPEDPARLAAGAQARPADVERLRAQLGLDRSLPVQYGAFFARLVHRGSADAAAHATCASWGFVHVDLGRSYQKRLPVVVILGERLPRTLALAAVAVALQALLGTALGTFAATRRGRWSDSLVVGTTLVGISAPTFVIGLILQYVLAHRLRLVPLDGFGKTFAEHAACIVLPATTLALYGAASYARIVRDEMIGLLGQDFVRTARAKGLGEIAVIRHALRNAAGTIVTIVALDLGALVSGAVVTETLFRWPGMGALSVTALLDRDGPVLLGIVLVSSTAIVLAGAVADLAVRLLDPRIRRR from the coding sequence ATGAGCGGGTTTGTGAAGCGCCTCCTCGTCAGCGCCTTCGTCGTGTGGGCCGTCGCCTCGCTCACGTTCGTGATCAGCCACGTGCTGCCGGAAGATCCGGCTCGCCTCGCCGCCGGCGCACAAGCCCGTCCCGCCGACGTCGAGCGGCTGCGCGCTCAGCTCGGCCTCGACCGCTCCTTGCCGGTCCAATACGGCGCCTTCTTCGCGCGCCTCGTCCATCGCGGGAGCGCCGACGCGGCGGCCCACGCGACGTGCGCCTCGTGGGGCTTCGTGCACGTCGATCTCGGACGGAGCTACCAGAAGCGCCTCCCCGTGGTCGTCATCCTGGGCGAGCGGCTCCCGCGAACGCTCGCCCTCGCCGCCGTTGCCGTTGCGCTCCAAGCGCTCCTTGGCACAGCGCTGGGGACCTTCGCGGCGACGCGGCGTGGTCGCTGGTCCGACTCGCTCGTCGTGGGAACCACGCTCGTTGGCATCAGCGCGCCCACCTTCGTCATCGGTCTCATCTTGCAGTACGTGCTCGCGCACCGTCTTCGCCTCGTTCCCCTCGACGGCTTCGGAAAGACCTTCGCCGAACACGCGGCCTGCATCGTCTTGCCGGCGACGACCCTCGCGCTCTACGGCGCCGCGTCGTACGCGCGCATCGTGCGCGACGAGATGATCGGCCTTTTGGGCCAGGACTTCGTGCGCACAGCCCGCGCAAAAGGGCTCGGCGAGATCGCGGTCATTCGCCACGCGCTGCGCAACGCCGCCGGGACCATCGTCACCATCGTCGCCCTCGATCTGGGCGCGCTCGTCTCCGGCGCCGTCGTAACAGAGACGCTGTTCCGATGGCCGGGCATGGGCGCGCTGAGCGTGACGGCCCTCCTCGATCGGGACGGCCCCGTGCTTCTCGGCATCGTGCTCGTGTCGTCGACGGCGATCGTGTTGGCGGGCGCCGTCGCCGACCTCGCGGTGCGCCTGCTCGATCCGCGCATCCGGCGGCGCTAG
- a CDS encoding transposase, which produces MLHERIEPGCPQQNGRHERMHRTLKAETTRPAARTLLGQQERFDAWRTCFNEERPHEALGDRTPASAYEPSPRVWKGEVPKPSYPLHDMTRPVWKGGIVAIDRRRRFSLTASLVDEQVGLREVEDGKWLVSFW; this is translated from the coding sequence ATCCTCCACGAGCGAATCGAGCCTGGGTGTCCGCAGCAGAACGGACGCCACGAACGGATGCATCGCACGTTGAAAGCAGAAACGACACGTCCTGCGGCTCGGACGCTGCTCGGCCAACAGGAACGCTTTGACGCTTGGCGCACGTGCTTCAACGAAGAGCGGCCCCACGAGGCGCTTGGCGATCGAACCCCAGCCAGCGCGTACGAGCCTTCGCCGCGCGTCTGGAAGGGCGAGGTGCCCAAGCCCAGTTACCCCCTGCACGACATGACTCGACCCGTTTGGAAGGGAGGCATTGTCGCGATCGATCGGCGTCGGCGCTTCAGCCTGACGGCGTCGCTCGTCGACGAGCAGGTCGGACTTCGAGAGGTTGAGGACGGGAAGTGGCTGGTGAGCTTTTGGTAG
- a CDS encoding ParA family protein — MHAPRRIAIFNHKGGTGKTTTSVSVAAGLAARGLRVLLVDTDSQGNVAVSLDVTPQTSLYHVVVMGMKAKDAAVNVRPNLDVLGSNETLAAAELYLAGRQNRDRVLRDRLVSACDAYDVIVLDCSPSLSLMNQNALVFADGILVPVACDFLSLVGVRQVIKTVKNVNSLLHHPVQIFGVLPTFYDARARICRDAVETLTQHFGDRCLTPIRSATKIKEAPAQGKTIFEYAPDSNAAEDYGRLVDFLIDGPAAQKNIGSEANKGAAPAAAASA, encoded by the coding sequence ATGCACGCGCCGCGGCGCATCGCCATCTTCAACCACAAGGGCGGCACGGGGAAGACCACCACGAGCGTGAGCGTGGCTGCGGGCCTCGCCGCGCGCGGCCTCCGCGTCTTGCTCGTCGACACCGACTCGCAAGGCAACGTGGCCGTGTCCCTCGACGTGACGCCGCAGACGTCGCTCTACCACGTGGTCGTGATGGGCATGAAGGCCAAGGACGCCGCCGTCAACGTCCGGCCCAACCTCGACGTGCTCGGCTCCAACGAGACCTTGGCGGCGGCCGAGCTCTACCTCGCGGGACGCCAGAACCGCGATCGCGTGCTTCGCGATCGCCTCGTGTCAGCGTGCGACGCGTACGACGTCATCGTGCTCGACTGCTCGCCGTCGCTCTCGCTCATGAACCAGAACGCCCTCGTCTTCGCCGACGGGATCCTGGTGCCCGTCGCCTGCGACTTCCTCTCGCTCGTAGGCGTGCGGCAGGTCATCAAGACCGTGAAGAACGTGAACTCGCTGCTGCACCACCCGGTGCAAATCTTCGGCGTGCTTCCCACGTTCTACGACGCGCGCGCGCGCATCTGCCGCGACGCCGTGGAGACCCTGACGCAACACTTCGGCGATCGGTGCCTCACGCCCATTCGCTCCGCGACGAAGATCAAAGAGGCGCCGGCGCAAGGCAAGACGATCTTCGAATATGCGCCCGACTCGAACGCCGCAGAAGACTACGGCCGCCTCGTCGACTTTCTGATCGACGGCCCCGCGGCGCAAAAAAATATCGGTTCAGAAGCCAACAAAGGAGCGGCCCCCGCGGCCGCTGCGAGCGCGTAA
- a CDS encoding ABC transporter permease translates to MARLRGLHRFRRNRGAVVGLGLVGLVLLFAALGPLFSSHDPFASDFAHGVDPVTGLPVGPSSRFWLGTDRLFRDQLARLAMGARLSLLIGVAATAISTLIGAAVGIVAGWFEGERPFHLDVDGILMRAVDVGLSFPFLLLVMALGAAIEQTTSLTILLVLGLTGWLGTARIVRAKTLTVRRLLFVDAARALGGTTPRILLRHVLPNVVGPIVVIATAQVAQMILAESVLSFLGAGVMPPTPTWGGMLSDGQEVFTAAPWLVFVPAGAILLTVLGWNLVGEGLRDALDPREQP, encoded by the coding sequence TTGGCACGGCTGAGGGGGCTCCACCGCTTTCGCCGAAACCGAGGCGCCGTCGTCGGCCTCGGCCTGGTGGGGCTCGTGCTCCTCTTCGCTGCGCTCGGGCCGCTCTTCTCGAGCCACGATCCCTTTGCGAGCGACTTTGCCCACGGCGTCGACCCCGTCACCGGCCTGCCGGTCGGGCCGTCCTCGCGCTTCTGGTTGGGGACCGATCGGCTCTTTCGCGATCAGCTCGCGCGACTGGCGATGGGCGCGCGCTTGTCGCTCCTCATCGGCGTTGCCGCCACCGCAATTTCGACGCTCATCGGAGCGGCCGTCGGCATCGTGGCCGGGTGGTTCGAAGGGGAGCGCCCCTTTCACTTGGACGTCGACGGCATCCTGATGCGGGCCGTCGACGTGGGCCTCTCGTTCCCCTTTCTCCTCTTGGTCATGGCGCTCGGCGCGGCCATCGAGCAGACGACGTCGCTGACCATCTTGCTCGTGCTCGGCCTGACCGGCTGGCTCGGAACGGCGCGCATCGTTCGCGCGAAGACGTTGACGGTTCGGCGCCTCCTTTTCGTCGACGCCGCTCGAGCCCTCGGAGGAACGACCCCGCGCATCCTGCTCCGGCACGTCCTGCCCAACGTCGTCGGCCCCATCGTGGTCATCGCCACGGCGCAGGTAGCCCAGATGATCTTGGCGGAGAGCGTCCTGTCGTTCCTCGGCGCCGGCGTCATGCCGCCGACGCCAACGTGGGGCGGCATGTTGTCTGACGGACAAGAGGTCTTCACCGCCGCCCCGTGGCTCGTGTTCGTTCCCGCGGGAGCGATCTTGCTGACCGTGCTCGGATGGAACCTGGTGGGCGAAGGTCTGCGGGACGCCCTCGATCCGAGGGAGCAACCGTGA
- a CDS encoding four helix bundle protein, producing the protein MTNQLPGLPHHKLHAYGAAVKLLLAVRAANIRDAKLRDEATRAAKSAALNCAEGAGRVSRADKARAFTIARGEAVEAVAAVELAALCGDASPESAAECVALAHPLIAMLTRLIR; encoded by the coding sequence ATGACCAACCAACTCCCGGGGCTTCCTCACCACAAACTCCATGCCTATGGCGCCGCGGTGAAGCTGCTGCTGGCCGTCCGCGCCGCGAACATTCGCGATGCGAAGCTCAGGGATGAAGCGACGCGCGCGGCGAAGAGCGCCGCTCTCAACTGCGCGGAAGGCGCTGGGCGCGTTAGCCGCGCCGACAAGGCTCGCGCCTTCACCATCGCGCGCGGCGAGGCCGTCGAAGCCGTCGCAGCCGTCGAGCTCGCCGCCCTCTGCGGAGACGCCTCGCCCGAGTCCGCCGCCGAGTGCGTAGCCCTCGCGCACCCCCTCATCGCCATGCTCACGCGCCTCATTCGCTAG